One window from the genome of Patescibacteria group bacterium encodes:
- a CDS encoding phage holin family protein, which yields MLMKSIITIFSVIIVAYFIPGVLIASPWAALWTALILGLVNIFIKPFLVLLTLPINFLTLGLFSFVINALMIMLVASIVEGFSVDGFVAALIFSILLSLLTSALNKFISDKGI from the coding sequence ATGTTGATGAAATCTATTATTACAATATTTTCAGTAATAATTGTTGCTTATTTTATTCCAGGTGTCTTAATAGCTAGCCCTTGGGCAGCACTATGGACAGCCTTAATTTTGGGTTTAGTAAATATTTTTATTAAACCATTCTTGGTTTTACTCACTTTGCCTATAAATTTTTTAACGCTTGGGTTATTTAGTTTCGTTATAAACGCCTTAATGATAATGTTGGTAGCCTCAATCGTGGAAGGATTTTCAGTTGATGGTTTTGTGGCCGCTTTAATTTTCAGTATATTATTGTCGCTATTAACTTCAGCTTTAAACAAATTTATTTCTGACAAAGGGATTTAA
- a CDS encoding HD domain-containing protein: MDKKYKHIKNKIEKLVKDACFSPNNVYTNTVWAHHIQPVVSHSLFLGRKMGADLEVIELAALLHDYSAIVNIKLEKEHHIHSAKMAREILENEHFDQKKIKMIEVSIISHRGSIVMSKNSLEAQILASADAMSHITELADMFYLAYGVHAYKTEEGAKWLLAKLERSWNKIMPEGQKIVIEDYKIAVKLLKKVIV; this comes from the coding sequence ATGGATAAAAAGTATAAACATATAAAGAACAAAATAGAGAAGCTCGTAAAAGACGCTTGTTTCTCACCAAATAATGTCTACACCAACACTGTTTGGGCGCATCATATTCAGCCAGTCGTTTCTCACAGTCTTTTTTTAGGAAGAAAAATGGGCGCTGACCTAGAAGTGATTGAATTAGCAGCTTTATTGCATGATTATTCAGCAATTGTTAATATAAAACTTGAAAAAGAACACCATATTCACAGTGCAAAAATGGCCAGGGAAATACTTGAAAATGAACATTTTGATCAAAAAAAGATTAAAATGATTGAAGTTTCTATTATCTCACATCGTGGTAGTATTGTAATGAGCAAAAACAGCCTAGAAGCTCAAATATTAGCTTCTGCTGACGCTATGTCACACATTACCGAGCTAGCTGACATGTTTTATTTGGCTTACGGTGTTCATGCATACAAAACAGAAGAAGGAGCTAAATGGTTGTTAGCCAAACTAGAAAGAAGCTGGAATAAGATTATGCCAGAAGGACAAAAAATCGTTATCGAAGATTACAAAATTGCCGTAAAATTATTAAAAAAAGTTATTGTTTGA
- a CDS encoding peptidylprolyl isomerase encodes MKTNLGDIEIKLYTEDSPLTVNNFLNLAQKGFYDGTKFHRIISNFMIQGGDPNSKDDNWADDGTGGPGYKFPDEFNSYKLVKGSLAMANSGPNTNGSQFFIVTAESTPWLDRKHTNFGEVFSGLDVVMAIEGVEKNDRNHPLKDVTINSMELINLK; translated from the coding sequence ATGAAAACAAATTTGGGCGATATTGAAATTAAACTCTATACAGAAGATTCACCTTTGACTGTTAACAATTTTCTTAATCTAGCTCAAAAAGGGTTTTATGATGGAACAAAGTTTCATAGAATTATTTCTAATTTTATGATTCAGGGAGGAGATCCAAATTCAAAAGATGACAACTGGGCAGATGATGGAACTGGCGGACCTGGATATAAATTCCCTGATGAATTTAATTCATATAAACTTGTAAAAGGAAGTTTAGCCATGGCTAATTCTGGACCAAACACCAATGGTTCTCAATTTTTTATCGTAACAGCCGAATCCACACCCTGGCTCGATAGAAAACACACCAATTTTGGTGAAGTCTTTAGTGGGCTTGATGTTGTTATGGCCATAGAGGGGGTAGAGAAGAATGATAGAAATCATCCATTGAAGGATGTGACAATAAATTCTATGGAGCTAATTAATTTAAAATAA